One part of the Elusimicrobiaceae bacterium genome encodes these proteins:
- a CDS encoding DUF1646 family protein — translation MELSTLQMVLLSALIVVVLFLPLTVHKVEENLEAFLFLCGAFAVTVSKVWSWHLVGAALEDPIKITAAVLIAGLLFKQFHSQLQKLTQFAVKKFGLRITLFTIVAALGFTSSIITAIIAALILAEVAVMLPLDRRSRIKLVIFSCYAIGMGAVLTAIGEPLGTVVISKLSGAPHHAGFFFLIQHLGWYVLGGVLFMAGMASSLRADETKAPGAKAADTASEHTVKSIFVRAGKVYLFVMALTLLGDGLKPLAMKTITYLSDSWLYWINMLSAVLDNATLAAIEVTPAITDRSITFLLMSLIISGGMLIPGNIPNIICASKLGIKSKEWVKAAFGLGLILMFVYFFILSAIL, via the coding sequence ATGGAATTATCAACCCTGCAAATGGTCTTACTCTCCGCACTTATTGTCGTAGTGCTGTTTCTACCGTTAACGGTACATAAAGTAGAAGAAAATTTAGAAGCGTTTTTGTTTTTGTGCGGGGCATTTGCCGTAACTGTTTCCAAGGTATGGAGCTGGCATCTAGTAGGAGCGGCCTTGGAAGACCCCATCAAAATTACCGCCGCAGTACTGATTGCCGGGTTATTATTTAAGCAATTTCACTCCCAATTACAAAAACTCACCCAATTTGCCGTCAAAAAATTTGGCCTGCGTATTACCTTATTTACCATTGTGGCAGCATTGGGATTTACCTCTAGTATTATTACCGCCATTATTGCCGCACTCATTTTGGCAGAAGTAGCTGTTATGCTGCCGCTGGACCGCAGAAGCCGCATCAAGCTGGTCATTTTTTCGTGTTATGCCATTGGTATGGGGGCTGTGTTAACCGCTATTGGAGAACCTTTAGGCACGGTAGTCATTTCCAAATTATCCGGAGCACCACATCATGCCGGATTTTTCTTTTTAATTCAACATTTAGGATGGTATGTGTTGGGAGGTGTATTATTCATGGCAGGGATGGCCAGCTCCCTACGCGCCGACGAAACCAAGGCTCCCGGAGCTAAAGCGGCCGATACCGCCAGCGAACACACCGTCAAAAGTATTTTTGTGCGGGCCGGCAAGGTATATTTATTTGTCATGGCTTTAACTTTGCTGGGTGACGGGCTCAAACCACTGGCCATGAAAACCATTACCTATTTAAGCGACTCTTGGCTGTATTGGATCAATATGCTTTCTGCCGTGCTGGACAATGCCACCTTGGCCGCTATAGAGGTTACCCCCGCTATTACAGACCGCTCTATTACTTTCTTATTGATGAGTTTAATTATCTCCGGAGGTATGCTAATTCCGGGTAACATTCCCAACATTATTTGTGCCTCCAAGTTAGGAATTAAGAGCAAAGAATGGGTCAAAGCAGCGTTTGGGCTGGGGCTCATTTTAATGTTTGTCTATTTCTTCATTTTATCGGCCATCCTATAA
- the ychF gene encoding redox-regulated ATPase YchF yields MFMEIGIVGLPNVGKSTLFNALTCAGAEASNYPFCTIEPNVGIVPIPDKRLDKLFEMFKPPKKTAAFIKFVDIAGIVKGASQGEGLGNKFLANIREVDAIIHVVRLFEDENVTHVMNSVDPLRDIEVINTELMLADLESATKICDRLGSNAKSGKKDAIAAFERMKEIKAALENGKPVSSLGLEPEELKEYQFLTAKPVLYVGNNSEKRNVENAEKVAKYARETGAGFVELCVKFEADIAEFSEEEKKAFLAETGNDYTGLEKVVREGMKLLNLCTYFTAGPEVEVRSWLIPVGCTAPQAAGKIHSDFEKGFIRADVYTYDDLIKYGDEKALREHGLIRSEGKDYIVKDGDVCLFKINA; encoded by the coding sequence ATTTTCATGGAAATTGGTATTGTCGGATTGCCTAATGTGGGCAAATCTACCCTTTTTAATGCGCTTACCTGCGCAGGCGCAGAAGCCAGTAACTATCCTTTTTGTACGATTGAACCCAACGTCGGCATTGTGCCTATTCCCGATAAGCGGTTGGATAAATTATTTGAGATGTTCAAACCACCCAAGAAAACCGCGGCTTTTATTAAATTTGTAGATATCGCTGGTATTGTCAAAGGCGCTAGCCAAGGCGAGGGACTGGGCAATAAATTTTTGGCCAATATCCGCGAAGTGGATGCGATTATCCACGTCGTGCGTTTATTTGAAGATGAAAACGTGACCCACGTGATGAACTCGGTAGATCCCTTGCGCGATATTGAGGTAATTAACACTGAACTCATGCTGGCCGATTTGGAAAGTGCCACTAAAATTTGTGATCGGTTAGGTTCCAATGCCAAATCGGGCAAAAAAGACGCCATTGCCGCCTTTGAGCGGATGAAAGAAATCAAAGCCGCGTTGGAAAACGGCAAGCCGGTATCGTCTTTGGGGCTGGAGCCGGAGGAGTTAAAAGAGTATCAATTTTTGACCGCCAAACCCGTTTTATACGTGGGCAATAATTCTGAAAAACGCAACGTGGAAAATGCCGAAAAGGTGGCTAAATACGCCCGTGAAACCGGTGCCGGATTTGTGGAATTGTGCGTGAAGTTTGAAGCCGATATTGCCGAATTTTCCGAAGAAGAAAAGAAAGCGTTTTTGGCCGAAACCGGCAACGATTATACCGGCCTTGAAAAAGTGGTGCGCGAAGGCATGAAATTATTAAATCTTTGCACGTACTTTACCGCCGGGCCGGAAGTAGAAGTGCGCAGTTGGCTCATTCCCGTCGGCTGCACTGCTCCGCAAGCGGCGGGCAAAATCCACAGTGATTTTGAAAAAGGTTTTATTCGCGCCGATGTATACACCTATGATGACCTTATCAAATACGGCGATGAAAAGGCCTTGCGCGAACATGGTCTGATTCGCTCGGAAGGGAAGGACTATATTGTAAAAGACGGCGATGTGTGCCTGTTTAAAATCAATGCCTAG